The Kribbella jejuensis genome segment GGACAACGGCGGGGTGTACTTCGTACCGGCGTTCTCCGGCCTGTTCGCGCCGTACTGGCGCTCCGACGCCCGCGGCGCGATCGTCGGTCTGTCCCGGTTCAACACCAACGCACACCTGGCCCGCGCGACACTGGAAGCGATCTGCTACCAGAGCAAGGACGTCGCCGACGCGATGGAGAAGGACTCCGGCGTGCACCTCGAGGTGCTGAAGGTTGACGGCGGCGTCACGGCGAACGAGCTGGCCATGCAGATGCAGGCCGACATCCTCGGCGTACCGGTGAGCAAGCCGGTCGTCGCGGAGACCACCGCTCTCGGAGCGGCGTACGCGGCCGGGCTCGCCGTGGGCTTCTGGAAGAACAAGGAAGAGCTCGTGCAGAACTGGAACGAGGACAAGCGGTGGGAGCCGCAGTGGGACGACGAGCAGCGCACCCAGGGGTACGCCGGATGGCAGAAGGCCGTCCAGCGCACGCTTGACTGGGTCGACGTCGACTGAACCGGACAGCGGTAGGAACCACGGATCGGAAGGACGGCACAAAGTGGCTGTAGTAGCTCTGTCACCGCAAGCAAGGGCCGACGCGATCGACGCGATGGCCGACGGACGCGAACTGGACGTCCTGGTGATCGGTGGCGGGGTGGTCGGCACCGGGTCGGCGCTCGACGCCGCCACCCGCGGCCTGACCACCGGACTGCTGGAGGCGCGTGACTTCGCGAGCGGCACCTCCAGCAGGTCCAGCAAGCTGATCCACGGTGGCCTGCGCTACCTGGAGATGCTCGACTTCCGGCTCGTGCACGAGGCGTTGCAGGAGCGCGGTCTGCTCCTGCAACGCCTGGCACCGCACCTGGTCAAGCCGGTCCCGTTCCTGTACCCGCTCCAGCACCGCTGGTGGGAGCGGTTCTACGCCGGTGCCGGCGTAGCCTTGTACGACGCGATGGCGGTCAGCTCGGGTCTCGGTGCCGGGCTGCCGATCCACCGGCACCTGACCCGGCGCGGCGCGATGCGGCTGGTTCCGTCGCTGAAGAAGTCCGCCCTGGTCGGCGCCTTGCAGTACTACGACGCCCAGGTCGACGACGCCCGGCACACGATGGAGCTCGCGCGGACGGCAGCGTCGTACGGCGCTTTCGTCGCGAACCGGGTGAAGGTGACCGGGTTCCTCCGCCAGGGTGAGCGGGTCACCGGCGTCCAGGCGAAGGACCTGGAGAGCGGTCGCGAGTTCGAGGTTCGGGCGAAGCAGGTCGTGAACGCGACCGGCGTGTGGACCGACGACACCCAGGCGATGGTGGGGGAGCGCGGCCAGTACCACGTCCGCGCGTCGAAGGGCATCCATTTGGTCGTACCCAAGGACCGGATCCAGTCCAGCACCGGGATGATCCTGCGGACCGAGAAGTCGGTGCTGTTCATCATCCCGTGGGGCCGGCACTGGCTGATCGGCACGACCGACACCGACTGGCACCTGGACA includes the following:
- a CDS encoding glycerol-3-phosphate dehydrogenase/oxidase — encoded protein: MAVVALSPQARADAIDAMADGRELDVLVIGGGVVGTGSALDAATRGLTTGLLEARDFASGTSSRSSKLIHGGLRYLEMLDFRLVHEALQERGLLLQRLAPHLVKPVPFLYPLQHRWWERFYAGAGVALYDAMAVSSGLGAGLPIHRHLTRRGAMRLVPSLKKSALVGALQYYDAQVDDARHTMELARTAASYGAFVANRVKVTGFLRQGERVTGVQAKDLESGREFEVRAKQVVNATGVWTDDTQAMVGERGQYHVRASKGIHLVVPKDRIQSSTGMILRTEKSVLFIIPWGRHWLIGTTDTDWHLDKAHPAATSKDIEYLLDHVNAVLTTPLTREDVEGVYAGLRPLLAGESESTSKLSREHVVAHAAPGLVVVAGGKYTTYRVMAKDAIDAAADALDGRVPRSVTKNIPLVGADGYQALWNQRHLIAQRSGLHVARIEHLLNRYGALISEVLELVAEDPSLGEQLPGTQDYLKAEIVYGAKAEGARHLDDILARRTRISIEAWDRGVGAAEAAARLIAPVLGWDEQAIEREVSFYLQRVQSERDSQDQPDDESADKVRLEAPDIVSPA